A genomic window from Salvia hispanica cultivar TCC Black 2014 chromosome 5, UniMelb_Shisp_WGS_1.0, whole genome shotgun sequence includes:
- the LOC125190540 gene encoding heat shock 70 kDa protein 16 isoform X2, with amino-acid sequence MSVLGFDIGNENLVIAVAKQRGIDVLLNDESKRENPAVVSFGEKQRFLGSAGAASATMNPKSTVSQVKRLIGLNYSEPSVQDDLRLLPFETSRGPDGGILIHLQYLNERHTFTPVQILAMLLAHLKQIAEKNLEMQISNCVIGIPCYFTALQRRAYLHAAQIAGLSPARLMHDCTAVGLGYGIYKEFPDRGPANVVFVDVGHSDTQVAVVSFEPGHMKVLSHAFDSNLGGRDFDEVLVKHFAAMFREQYNIDVYSNTRASIRLRAACEKLKKVLSANPEAPLSIECLMDEKDVKGYIKRDEFENLAAPLLERISIPCQKALLESGLSVNKIHTVELVGSGSRIPAITKIINSLFRKEAGRTLNASECVARGCALQCAMLSPIFQVREYEVEDCFPFSIAFASDEGPIRSADGVLFPKGNPFPSTKVLTLYRNDIFHMEAYYANQNELPSGVSARISSYKIGPFRVPNEEKTKIKVKVELNLHGVISIDSASLVGDHVDDSSGHNSIDAHSNVDPSNSESSKKSNGPLGHEMRRLMAVRRQNILVDENIYGGMAPDELCRAQEKELQFTQQDINMERTKEKKNALEAYVYETRNKLLDTYRSFVTDFEKDGISSNLQQTEDWIYGDGDDESENVYTERLQDLKKIVDPIENRYKDEAAREQATRNLLNCIEEFRVAVGSLSPSARDAVIRECHKAEMWLQEKKQQQDLLPKNADPVLWSSEISRKADALHAVYKHVTESDLRGKRDDMEVD; translated from the exons ATGAGTGTACTGGGGTTTGACATCGGAAATGAGAACCTTGTAATAGCAGTGGCTAAGCAACGAGGAATTGATGTCTTGTTGAATGATGAGTCAAAACGGGAAAATCCAGCAGTGGTTTCGTTTGGCGAGAAGCAGAGGTTTTTGGGCTCTGCTGGGGCTGCATCCGCAACTATGAATCCCAAGTCGACTGTATCTCAGGTCAAGAGGTTAATTGGTCTGAATTATAGTGAGCCTTCTGTGCAGGATGACCTAAGATTGCTCCCATTCGAGACATCGCGAGGACCTGATGGAGGAATACTGATTCACCTGCAATACTTGAATGAAAGACACACTTTTACCCCTGTACAGATTTTGGCAATGCTGCTTGCCCACCTAAAGCAGATCGCAGAGAAAAATCTTGAGATGCAGATTTCCAACTGTGTGATCGGTATACCATGTTACTTCACGGCTTTGCAGAGACGTGCATATTTGCATGCTGCACAGATTGCAGGGTTGAGTCCAGCAAGGCTGATGCATGACTGTACTGCTGTTGGACTGGGTTATGGTATATACAAAGAGTTTCCAGACAGGGGTCCAGCAAATGTTGTGTTCGTAGATGTTGGTCATAGTGATACACAAGTTGCTGTTGTATCATTTGAGCCTGGGCATATGAAGGTACTATCCCATGCATTTGACAGCAACTTAGGAGGAAGAGACTTTGATGAAGTTCTGGTTAAACATTTTGCAGCCATGTTTAGGGAACAATACAATATTGATGTTTATTCTAATACACGGGCTTCTATTAGGCTGAGAGCAGCTTgtgagaaattgaagaaagttTTGAGTGCTAACCCAGAGGCACCGCTGAGTATTGAGTGCTTGATGGATGAAAAAGACGTCAAAGGATACATCAAAAGAGATGAGTTTGAGAATTTGGCTGCTCCATTGCTGGAAAGGATTAGTATTCCATGTCAAAAGGCTTTGCTAGAATCAGGTTTAAGTGTTAATAAGATTCACACAGTTGAGCTTGTTGGGTCAGGTTCTCGGATACCTGCCATTACAAAGATTATAAATTCACTTTTTAGAAAGGAGGCCGGTAGGACTCTGAATGCAAGTGAGTGTGTCGCTCGTGGCTGTGCCCTTCAATGTGCAATGTTAAGCCCCATATTTCAAGTGAGAGAGTATGAG GTAGAGGACTGCTTTCctttctcaattgcatttgCATCAGATGAAGGGCCAATCCGCTCAGCTGACGGAGTGTTGTTTCCAAAAGGCAATCCTTTTCCAAGTACAAAAGTTCTTACATTGTACAGAAATGATATATTTCACATGGAAGCTTACTATGCAAATCAAAATGAGTTGCCTTCTGGTGTCTCAGCAAGAATCAGCTCTTATAAG ATTGGGCCATTCAGAGTTCCCAATGAGGAGAAGACAAAGATAAAAGTCAAAGTTGAGCTAAATCTGCATGGAGTCATCTCTATAGATTCTGCATCT CTGGTAGGTGATCATGTGGACGATTCTTCTGGACACAACAGCATTGATGCTCACTCAAATGTTGACCCTAGCAATTCCGAGTCATCTAAGAAATCAAATGGTCCTCTT GGTCATGAGATGAGACGGCTAATGGCTGTCAGACGACAGAATATATTGGTGGATGAGAATATATATGGTGGGATGGCACCTGATGAGCTCTGCCGAGCTCAGGAGAAAGAGCTACAATTTACACAGCAAGACATAAATATGGAAAGGaccaaagagaaaaaaaatgcactGGAGGCGTATGTATATGAAACGCGAAATAAG CTTTTAGATACATACCGGAGCTTTGTCACCGATTTCGAAAAAGATGGAATTTCCAGTAACTTGCAACAAACTGAAGACTGGATttatggagatggagatgatgAGTCAGAAAATGTTTACACTGAAAGGTTACAGGATTTGAAAAAG ATTGTGGATCCAATTGAAAATCGATACAAAGATGAGGCAGCCAGGGAACAAGCCACTAGAAATCTATTGAACTGCATCGAGGAGTTTCGGGTGGCTGTAGGATCACTTTCACCAAGTGCAAGGGATGCA GTTATTAGGGAATGCCATAAAGCAGAGATGTGGCTCCAAGAGAAAAAACAGCAGCAAGACTTACTTCCTAAGAATGCAGATCCAGTACTTTGGTCGAGTGAAATCTCGAGAAAAGCTGATGCTCTGCATGC GGTGTACAAACATGTGACAGAATCAGACTTGAGAGGTAAACGGGATGATATGGAAGTTGATTGA
- the LOC125191001 gene encoding uncharacterized protein LOC125191001 yields the protein MGVNRAYSYSKMESEDVEEVKHRRAQFLIYKSLQKAEGRRRPSWLRVKMFRLKIKIGKRLKKGFSSTSTLFFSAKADFYKQIAFLLKSCKHLLHAKQEPVGRNLHPIF from the coding sequence ATGGGGGTGAACAGAGCATACTCCTACTCGAAGATGGAGAGCGAAGATGTGGAGGAGGTGAAGCATCGGCGCGCGCAGTTCTTGATCTACAAGTCTCTGCAGAAGGCGGAGGGGCGGAGGCGGCCGTCGTGGCTGCGTGTGAAGATGTTCAGGTTGAAGATCAAGATTGGGAAGAGGCTGAAGAAGGGCTTCTCATCAACTTCGACGCTCTTCTTTTCTGCCAAGGCCGATTTCTACAAGCAGATTGCCTTTCTGCTCAAATCTTGCAAGCATTTGTTACATGCTAAGCAGGAGCCCGTCGGCCGGAATCTTCACCCAATTTTCtga
- the LOC125190540 gene encoding heat shock 70 kDa protein 16 isoform X3: MSVLGFDIGNENLVIAVAKQRGIDVLLNDESKRENPAVVSFGEKQRFLGSAGAASATMNPKSTVSQVKRLIGLNYSEPSVQDDLRLLPFETSRGPDGGILIHLQYLNERHTFTPVQILAMLLAHLKQIAEKNLEMQISNCVIGIPCYFTALQRRAYLHAAQIAGLSPARLMHDCTAVGLGYGIYKEFPDRGPANVVFVDVGHSDTQVAVVSFEPGHMKVLSHAFDSNLGGRDFDEVLVKHFAAMFREQYNIDVYSNTRASIRLRAACEKLKKVLSANPEAPLSIECLMDEKDVKGYIKRDEFENLAAPLLERISIPCQKALLESGLSVNKIHTVELVGSGSRIPAITKIINSLFRKEAGRTLNASECVARGCALQCAMLSPIFQVREYEVEDCFPFSIAFASDEGPIRSADGVLFPKGNPFPSTKVLTLYRNDIFHMEAYYANQNELPSGVSARISSYKISIMQIGPFRVPNEEKTKIKVKVELNLHGVISIDSASLVGDHVDDSSGHNSIDAHSNVDPSNSESSKKSNGPLNILVDENIYGGMAPDELCRAQEKELQFTQQDINMERTKEKKNALEAYVYETRNKLLDTYRSFVTDFEKDGISSNLQQTEDWIYGDGDDESENVYTERLQDLKKIVDPIENRYKDEAAREQATRNLLNCIEEFRVAVGSLSPSARDAVIRECHKAEMWLQEKKQQQDLLPKNADPVLWSSEISRKADALHAVYKHVTESDLRGKRDDMEVD, translated from the exons ATGAGTGTACTGGGGTTTGACATCGGAAATGAGAACCTTGTAATAGCAGTGGCTAAGCAACGAGGAATTGATGTCTTGTTGAATGATGAGTCAAAACGGGAAAATCCAGCAGTGGTTTCGTTTGGCGAGAAGCAGAGGTTTTTGGGCTCTGCTGGGGCTGCATCCGCAACTATGAATCCCAAGTCGACTGTATCTCAGGTCAAGAGGTTAATTGGTCTGAATTATAGTGAGCCTTCTGTGCAGGATGACCTAAGATTGCTCCCATTCGAGACATCGCGAGGACCTGATGGAGGAATACTGATTCACCTGCAATACTTGAATGAAAGACACACTTTTACCCCTGTACAGATTTTGGCAATGCTGCTTGCCCACCTAAAGCAGATCGCAGAGAAAAATCTTGAGATGCAGATTTCCAACTGTGTGATCGGTATACCATGTTACTTCACGGCTTTGCAGAGACGTGCATATTTGCATGCTGCACAGATTGCAGGGTTGAGTCCAGCAAGGCTGATGCATGACTGTACTGCTGTTGGACTGGGTTATGGTATATACAAAGAGTTTCCAGACAGGGGTCCAGCAAATGTTGTGTTCGTAGATGTTGGTCATAGTGATACACAAGTTGCTGTTGTATCATTTGAGCCTGGGCATATGAAGGTACTATCCCATGCATTTGACAGCAACTTAGGAGGAAGAGACTTTGATGAAGTTCTGGTTAAACATTTTGCAGCCATGTTTAGGGAACAATACAATATTGATGTTTATTCTAATACACGGGCTTCTATTAGGCTGAGAGCAGCTTgtgagaaattgaagaaagttTTGAGTGCTAACCCAGAGGCACCGCTGAGTATTGAGTGCTTGATGGATGAAAAAGACGTCAAAGGATACATCAAAAGAGATGAGTTTGAGAATTTGGCTGCTCCATTGCTGGAAAGGATTAGTATTCCATGTCAAAAGGCTTTGCTAGAATCAGGTTTAAGTGTTAATAAGATTCACACAGTTGAGCTTGTTGGGTCAGGTTCTCGGATACCTGCCATTACAAAGATTATAAATTCACTTTTTAGAAAGGAGGCCGGTAGGACTCTGAATGCAAGTGAGTGTGTCGCTCGTGGCTGTGCCCTTCAATGTGCAATGTTAAGCCCCATATTTCAAGTGAGAGAGTATGAG GTAGAGGACTGCTTTCctttctcaattgcatttgCATCAGATGAAGGGCCAATCCGCTCAGCTGACGGAGTGTTGTTTCCAAAAGGCAATCCTTTTCCAAGTACAAAAGTTCTTACATTGTACAGAAATGATATATTTCACATGGAAGCTTACTATGCAAATCAAAATGAGTTGCCTTCTGGTGTCTCAGCAAGAATCAGCTCTTATAAG ATATCTATTATGCAGATTGGGCCATTCAGAGTTCCCAATGAGGAGAAGACAAAGATAAAAGTCAAAGTTGAGCTAAATCTGCATGGAGTCATCTCTATAGATTCTGCATCT CTGGTAGGTGATCATGTGGACGATTCTTCTGGACACAACAGCATTGATGCTCACTCAAATGTTGACCCTAGCAATTCCGAGTCATCTAAGAAATCAAATGGTCCTCTT AATATATTGGTGGATGAGAATATATATGGTGGGATGGCACCTGATGAGCTCTGCCGAGCTCAGGAGAAAGAGCTACAATTTACACAGCAAGACATAAATATGGAAAGGaccaaagagaaaaaaaatgcactGGAGGCGTATGTATATGAAACGCGAAATAAG CTTTTAGATACATACCGGAGCTTTGTCACCGATTTCGAAAAAGATGGAATTTCCAGTAACTTGCAACAAACTGAAGACTGGATttatggagatggagatgatgAGTCAGAAAATGTTTACACTGAAAGGTTACAGGATTTGAAAAAG ATTGTGGATCCAATTGAAAATCGATACAAAGATGAGGCAGCCAGGGAACAAGCCACTAGAAATCTATTGAACTGCATCGAGGAGTTTCGGGTGGCTGTAGGATCACTTTCACCAAGTGCAAGGGATGCA GTTATTAGGGAATGCCATAAAGCAGAGATGTGGCTCCAAGAGAAAAAACAGCAGCAAGACTTACTTCCTAAGAATGCAGATCCAGTACTTTGGTCGAGTGAAATCTCGAGAAAAGCTGATGCTCTGCATGC GGTGTACAAACATGTGACAGAATCAGACTTGAGAGGTAAACGGGATGATATGGAAGTTGATTGA
- the LOC125190159 gene encoding UPF0051 protein ABCI8, chloroplastic-like, which yields MASLLNSGISPFSSQHVSEFPKGPLLHSIPKSPILRNPNSRTSLKIRADVGYEPKTTTDSPGKKSLDSSSSDDDPLQKFLKRDYKWGFTQEIDSFTIPKGLSGETIRLISSRKNEPDWMLEFRLKSYEKFVKMKEPSWSDNQYPKINFQDICYYSEPKKKPTLNSLDEADPELVMYFEKLGIPLNERNRLANVAVDAVLDSVSIATTHRKTLEKSGVIFCSISEAIKEYPDLIRQYLGRVVPADDNFYAALNAAVFSDGSFVYIPKNTKCPMQISTYFRINAMETGQFERTLIVAEEGSFVDYLEGCTAPSYDTNQLHAAVVELYCHAGAEIKYSTVQNWYAGDENGKGGIYNFVTKRGLCAGPRSKISWTQVETGSAITWKYPSVVLEGDDSVGEFYSVALTNNHQQADTGTKMIHKGKNTRSRIISKGISAGHSRNCYRGLVQVMSGADNARNSSQCDSMLIGDKAAANTYPYIQAKNPSARIEHEATTSKIGEDQLFYFQQRGIDYEKAMAAMISGFCRDVFNELPDEFGAEVNQLMSLKLEGSVG from the exons ATGGCCTCGCTTCTCAACAGCGGGATTTCGCCCTTTTCGTCGCAGCACGTTTCTGAATTCCCAAAGGGCCCTCTTTTGCACTCAATCCCCAAATCCCCTATTCTCCGAAACCCCAATTCAAGAACTTCCTTGAAGATTAGGGCTGATGTCGGATATGAGCCCAAGACCACAACCGATTCTCCAGGTAAGAAATCCTTAGACTCATCATCCAGCGACGATGACCCACTTCAGAAATTCTTGAAAAGAGATTATAAGTGGGGCTTCACGCAAGAAATTGATTCTTTCACAATTCCTAAGGGGCTTTCCGGAGAAACTATTAGGTTAATTTCTTCAAGAAAAAATGAGCCCGATTGGATGTTGGAGTTCAGGTTAAAGTCATATGAGAAATTTGTTAAGATGAAAGAGCCCTCGTGGTCTGATAATCAGTACCccaaaattaatttccaaGATATTTGTTACTATTCGGAGCCCAAAAAGAAGCCAACTTTAAATAGTCTTGATGAGGCTGATCCAGAGCTGGTTATGTATTTTGAGAAGCTTGGGATTCCGTTGAATGAAAGGAATAGACTAGCTAATGTTGCAGTGGACGCCGTTCTAGATAGCGTTTCCATCGCGACTACTCATCGGAAGACTCTAGAGAAGTCCGGTGTTATCTTTTGCTCGATTTCAGAGGCTATTAAGGAGTATCCCGACTTAATTAGGCAGTATCTAGGCAGGGTGGTGCCTGCTGATGACAATTTCTATGCTGCTTTGAATGCAGCCGTGTTTAGTGATGGTTCGTTTGTGTATATACCGAAGAATACCAAGTGTCCAATGCAAATCTCGACGTATTTTAGGATAAACGCCATGGAGACAGGGCAGTTTGAGAGAACCTTGATAGTTGCAGAAGAAGGAAGCTTCGTGGATTACTTGGAGGGCTGCACTGCTCCCTCTTATGATACGAATCAGTTGCACGCAGCTGTGGTGGAGCTGTACTGTCATGCTGGTGCCGAGATCAAGTACTCCACGGTTCAGAACTGGTACGCAGGAGACGAGAACGGGAAAGGAGggatatataattttgttaccAAGAGGGGACTCTGCGCTGGTCCTCGATCAAAGATTTCATGGACTCAAGTGGAGACCGGTTCTGCTATCACTTGGAAGTACCCTAGTGTTGTCTTGGAGGGTGATGATTCTGTTGGGGAATTTTATTCTGTGGCGTTGACGAATAACCATCAGCAGGCGGATACGGGGACAAAGATGATACACAAGGGGAAGAATACTAGGAGTAGGATTATTTCAAAAGGGATCTCCGCTGGGCATTCGAGAAATTGCTACAGGGGGCTTGTCCAAGTTATGTCCGGTGCAGATAACGCTCGAAATTCCTCACAGTGTGACTCGATGCTCATAGGTGACAAAGCTGCTGCCAACACTTATCCCTACATTCAG GCAAAAAACCCGAGTGCTCGAATTGAGCATGAAGCAACGACCTCCAAAATTGGTGAAGACCAGTTATTCTACTTTCAACAGAGAGGTATCGACTATGAGAAAGCTATGGCTGCAATGATCTCTGGTTTCTGCCGGGATGTGTTCAATGAGCTGCCGGATGAATTTGGAGCGGAGGTAAACCAGCTCATGAGCTTGAAACTCGAAGGATCAGTTGGTTAA
- the LOC125190540 gene encoding heat shock 70 kDa protein 16 isoform X1, translating into MSVLGFDIGNENLVIAVAKQRGIDVLLNDESKRENPAVVSFGEKQRFLGSAGAASATMNPKSTVSQVKRLIGLNYSEPSVQDDLRLLPFETSRGPDGGILIHLQYLNERHTFTPVQILAMLLAHLKQIAEKNLEMQISNCVIGIPCYFTALQRRAYLHAAQIAGLSPARLMHDCTAVGLGYGIYKEFPDRGPANVVFVDVGHSDTQVAVVSFEPGHMKVLSHAFDSNLGGRDFDEVLVKHFAAMFREQYNIDVYSNTRASIRLRAACEKLKKVLSANPEAPLSIECLMDEKDVKGYIKRDEFENLAAPLLERISIPCQKALLESGLSVNKIHTVELVGSGSRIPAITKIINSLFRKEAGRTLNASECVARGCALQCAMLSPIFQVREYEVEDCFPFSIAFASDEGPIRSADGVLFPKGNPFPSTKVLTLYRNDIFHMEAYYANQNELPSGVSARISSYKISIMQIGPFRVPNEEKTKIKVKVELNLHGVISIDSASLVGDHVDDSSGHNSIDAHSNVDPSNSESSKKSNGPLGHEMRRLMAVRRQNILVDENIYGGMAPDELCRAQEKELQFTQQDINMERTKEKKNALEAYVYETRNKLLDTYRSFVTDFEKDGISSNLQQTEDWIYGDGDDESENVYTERLQDLKKIVDPIENRYKDEAAREQATRNLLNCIEEFRVAVGSLSPSARDAVIRECHKAEMWLQEKKQQQDLLPKNADPVLWSSEISRKADALHAVYKHVTESDLRGKRDDMEVD; encoded by the exons ATGAGTGTACTGGGGTTTGACATCGGAAATGAGAACCTTGTAATAGCAGTGGCTAAGCAACGAGGAATTGATGTCTTGTTGAATGATGAGTCAAAACGGGAAAATCCAGCAGTGGTTTCGTTTGGCGAGAAGCAGAGGTTTTTGGGCTCTGCTGGGGCTGCATCCGCAACTATGAATCCCAAGTCGACTGTATCTCAGGTCAAGAGGTTAATTGGTCTGAATTATAGTGAGCCTTCTGTGCAGGATGACCTAAGATTGCTCCCATTCGAGACATCGCGAGGACCTGATGGAGGAATACTGATTCACCTGCAATACTTGAATGAAAGACACACTTTTACCCCTGTACAGATTTTGGCAATGCTGCTTGCCCACCTAAAGCAGATCGCAGAGAAAAATCTTGAGATGCAGATTTCCAACTGTGTGATCGGTATACCATGTTACTTCACGGCTTTGCAGAGACGTGCATATTTGCATGCTGCACAGATTGCAGGGTTGAGTCCAGCAAGGCTGATGCATGACTGTACTGCTGTTGGACTGGGTTATGGTATATACAAAGAGTTTCCAGACAGGGGTCCAGCAAATGTTGTGTTCGTAGATGTTGGTCATAGTGATACACAAGTTGCTGTTGTATCATTTGAGCCTGGGCATATGAAGGTACTATCCCATGCATTTGACAGCAACTTAGGAGGAAGAGACTTTGATGAAGTTCTGGTTAAACATTTTGCAGCCATGTTTAGGGAACAATACAATATTGATGTTTATTCTAATACACGGGCTTCTATTAGGCTGAGAGCAGCTTgtgagaaattgaagaaagttTTGAGTGCTAACCCAGAGGCACCGCTGAGTATTGAGTGCTTGATGGATGAAAAAGACGTCAAAGGATACATCAAAAGAGATGAGTTTGAGAATTTGGCTGCTCCATTGCTGGAAAGGATTAGTATTCCATGTCAAAAGGCTTTGCTAGAATCAGGTTTAAGTGTTAATAAGATTCACACAGTTGAGCTTGTTGGGTCAGGTTCTCGGATACCTGCCATTACAAAGATTATAAATTCACTTTTTAGAAAGGAGGCCGGTAGGACTCTGAATGCAAGTGAGTGTGTCGCTCGTGGCTGTGCCCTTCAATGTGCAATGTTAAGCCCCATATTTCAAGTGAGAGAGTATGAG GTAGAGGACTGCTTTCctttctcaattgcatttgCATCAGATGAAGGGCCAATCCGCTCAGCTGACGGAGTGTTGTTTCCAAAAGGCAATCCTTTTCCAAGTACAAAAGTTCTTACATTGTACAGAAATGATATATTTCACATGGAAGCTTACTATGCAAATCAAAATGAGTTGCCTTCTGGTGTCTCAGCAAGAATCAGCTCTTATAAG ATATCTATTATGCAGATTGGGCCATTCAGAGTTCCCAATGAGGAGAAGACAAAGATAAAAGTCAAAGTTGAGCTAAATCTGCATGGAGTCATCTCTATAGATTCTGCATCT CTGGTAGGTGATCATGTGGACGATTCTTCTGGACACAACAGCATTGATGCTCACTCAAATGTTGACCCTAGCAATTCCGAGTCATCTAAGAAATCAAATGGTCCTCTT GGTCATGAGATGAGACGGCTAATGGCTGTCAGACGACAGAATATATTGGTGGATGAGAATATATATGGTGGGATGGCACCTGATGAGCTCTGCCGAGCTCAGGAGAAAGAGCTACAATTTACACAGCAAGACATAAATATGGAAAGGaccaaagagaaaaaaaatgcactGGAGGCGTATGTATATGAAACGCGAAATAAG CTTTTAGATACATACCGGAGCTTTGTCACCGATTTCGAAAAAGATGGAATTTCCAGTAACTTGCAACAAACTGAAGACTGGATttatggagatggagatgatgAGTCAGAAAATGTTTACACTGAAAGGTTACAGGATTTGAAAAAG ATTGTGGATCCAATTGAAAATCGATACAAAGATGAGGCAGCCAGGGAACAAGCCACTAGAAATCTATTGAACTGCATCGAGGAGTTTCGGGTGGCTGTAGGATCACTTTCACCAAGTGCAAGGGATGCA GTTATTAGGGAATGCCATAAAGCAGAGATGTGGCTCCAAGAGAAAAAACAGCAGCAAGACTTACTTCCTAAGAATGCAGATCCAGTACTTTGGTCGAGTGAAATCTCGAGAAAAGCTGATGCTCTGCATGC GGTGTACAAACATGTGACAGAATCAGACTTGAGAGGTAAACGGGATGATATGGAAGTTGATTGA